A single window of Streptomyces griseoviridis DNA harbors:
- the mmpB gene encoding morphogenic membrane protein MmpB, whose product MLWSDPENEPPKELRDMQETLRRLGLFLALAMLVAMIVLGLR is encoded by the coding sequence ATGCTGTGGTCCGATCCCGAGAACGAGCCGCCGAAGGAACTCCGCGACATGCAGGAGACCCTCAGACGGCTCGGCCTCTTCCTCGCGCTGGCCATGCTGGTCGCGATGATCGTGCTGGGACTGAGGTGA
- a CDS encoding acyl-CoA carboxylase subunit epsilon — MNIKVVRGNPTPEELAAAVAVVRARAAAASLPPAPAAPRDSWSDPARIASGRLPQPGPTSWARTYWPG, encoded by the coding sequence ATGAACATCAAGGTGGTGCGGGGCAACCCGACCCCGGAGGAGCTGGCGGCCGCGGTCGCGGTGGTCAGGGCGCGCGCCGCGGCGGCGAGCCTGCCGCCGGCGCCCGCGGCGCCCCGGGACTCCTGGTCGGACCCGGCCAGGATCGCGTCCGGGCGGCTGCCGCAGCCGGGCCCGACGTCCTGGGCGCGCACGTACTGGCCGGGCTGA
- a CDS encoding acyl-CoA carboxylase subunit beta — MSEPEMPEAHEEIDIHTTAGKLADLRRRVHEASHAGSARAVEKQHAKGKLTARERIALLLDEESFVELDEFARHRSNNFGLDANRPYGDGVVTGYGTVDGRPVAVFSQDFTVFGGALGEVYGQKIAKVMDFALKAGCPVIGINDSGGARIQEGVASLGAYGEIFRRNTHASGVIPQISLVVGPCAGGAVYSPAITDFTVMVDQTSHMFITGPDVIKTVTGEDVGFEELGGARTHNSASGVAHHMAGDEKDAIEYVKQLLSYLPSNNLSEPPAFPEEADLSVTDEDRELDTLVPDSANQPYDMHTVIEHVLDDAEFFETQPLYAPNILTGFGRVEGRPVGIVANQPMQYAGCLDIKASEKAARFVRTCDAFNVPVVTFVDVPGFLPGVDQEHDGIIRRGAKLIFAYAEATVPLITVITRKAFGGAYDVMGSKHLGADLNLAWPTAQIAVMGAQGAVNILHRRTIADAAATGDAEATRAELIQAYEDALLNPYVAAERGYVDAVVLPSDTRAHIVKGLRQLRTKRESLPPKKHGNIPL, encoded by the coding sequence ATGTCCGAGCCGGAAATGCCTGAAGCGCACGAAGAGATCGACATCCACACGACGGCGGGGAAGCTCGCGGATCTGCGACGGCGCGTCCACGAGGCGTCGCACGCGGGGTCGGCGCGCGCGGTCGAGAAACAGCACGCCAAGGGCAAGTTGACGGCCCGTGAGCGGATCGCGCTGCTGCTCGACGAGGAGTCGTTCGTCGAGCTGGACGAGTTCGCCCGCCACCGCTCGAACAACTTCGGCCTGGACGCGAACCGTCCGTACGGGGACGGTGTGGTCACCGGCTACGGCACGGTCGACGGCCGTCCGGTCGCCGTCTTCTCGCAGGACTTCACGGTGTTCGGCGGGGCGCTCGGCGAGGTCTACGGGCAGAAGATCGCCAAGGTGATGGACTTCGCGCTGAAGGCGGGCTGTCCGGTCATCGGCATCAACGACTCCGGGGGCGCCCGCATCCAGGAGGGGGTGGCCTCGCTCGGCGCGTACGGCGAGATCTTCCGCCGCAACACCCACGCCTCCGGGGTGATCCCGCAGATCAGCCTGGTGGTCGGGCCGTGCGCAGGCGGTGCGGTGTACTCGCCGGCGATCACCGACTTCACCGTGATGGTCGACCAGACCTCGCACATGTTCATCACGGGCCCCGACGTCATCAAGACGGTGACCGGTGAGGACGTCGGTTTCGAGGAGCTGGGCGGCGCCCGCACCCACAACTCCGCTTCGGGTGTGGCGCACCACATGGCGGGTGACGAGAAGGACGCCATCGAGTACGTCAAGCAGCTGCTGTCGTACCTGCCGTCGAACAACCTGTCGGAGCCGCCGGCGTTCCCCGAGGAGGCGGACCTCTCCGTCACCGACGAGGACCGCGAGCTGGACACGCTGGTCCCGGACAGCGCCAACCAGCCGTACGACATGCACACGGTGATCGAACACGTCCTGGACGACGCGGAGTTCTTCGAGACGCAGCCGCTGTACGCGCCGAACATCCTCACCGGTTTCGGCCGGGTGGAGGGGCGTCCGGTGGGCATCGTCGCCAACCAGCCGATGCAGTACGCGGGTTGCCTGGACATCAAGGCGTCCGAGAAGGCGGCCCGGTTCGTGCGGACCTGCGACGCGTTCAACGTCCCGGTGGTCACCTTCGTGGACGTGCCCGGCTTCCTGCCGGGCGTGGACCAGGAGCACGACGGGATCATCAGGCGCGGCGCCAAGCTGATCTTCGCGTACGCGGAGGCGACGGTCCCGCTGATCACCGTCATCACCCGCAAGGCGTTCGGCGGGGCCTACGACGTGATGGGCTCCAAGCACCTGGGCGCCGACCTCAACCTGGCCTGGCCGACGGCGCAGATCGCGGTGATGGGCGCGCAGGGCGCCGTCAACATCCTGCACCGCCGCACGATCGCGGACGCGGCCGCCACGGGGGACGCGGAGGCGACCAGGGCCGAGCTGATCCAGGCGTACGAGGACGCGCTGCTGAACCCGTACGTGGCGGCCGAGCGCGGGTATGTGGACGCCGTGGTGCTGCCGTCGGACACCCGGGCGCACATCGTCAAGGGGCTGCGGCAGCTGCGCACCAAGCGGGAGTCGCTGCCGCCCAAGAAGCACGGCAACATCCCCCTCTAG
- a CDS encoding biotin--[acetyl-CoA-carboxylase] ligase produces the protein MTPRDASDDSRWSDLERPPLNAGALRRALVREGGLWSDVRVVQSTGSTNTDLVARARSGDAAEGAVLVAEEQTSARGRLDRRWSAPARSGLFFSVLLAPGVPVARWGWLPLLTGVAVATGLSRAAGVDTALKWPNDLLVTVDGAERKTGGILAERAGDDAVVVGVGINVTLKESELPVPAAGSLALAGAAGTDRDPLLRAVLRSLEQWYGRWRDAEGDPAASGLQETYAAGCSTLGRTVRAELPGGRALIGEAVAIDGDGRLVLATEAGVQEPVGAGDIVHLRPV, from the coding sequence ATGACCCCGCGAGACGCCTCAGACGACAGCCGCTGGTCCGACCTGGAGCGGCCGCCCCTCAACGCCGGCGCGCTGCGCCGCGCGCTGGTGCGGGAGGGCGGGCTCTGGTCGGACGTGCGGGTCGTGCAGAGCACCGGCTCCACCAACACCGACCTGGTCGCCCGCGCGCGCTCGGGCGACGCCGCCGAGGGCGCCGTCCTGGTCGCCGAGGAGCAGACCTCGGCGCGCGGCCGTCTCGACCGGCGCTGGAGCGCCCCGGCCCGCTCCGGGCTGTTCTTCTCCGTCCTGCTCGCCCCGGGCGTGCCGGTCGCCCGCTGGGGCTGGCTGCCGCTGCTGACCGGCGTCGCCGTCGCCACCGGGCTCTCCCGGGCCGCGGGCGTCGACACGGCACTCAAGTGGCCCAACGACCTGCTGGTGACCGTCGACGGCGCGGAGCGCAAGACCGGCGGCATCCTCGCCGAGCGGGCCGGGGACGACGCGGTGGTCGTCGGCGTCGGCATCAACGTCACCCTCAAGGAGAGCGAGCTGCCGGTGCCGGCCGCCGGATCGCTGGCGCTCGCGGGCGCCGCGGGCACCGACCGCGACCCGCTGCTGCGGGCCGTCCTCCGGTCCCTCGAGCAGTGGTACGGACGCTGGCGCGACGCCGAGGGCGACCCGGCGGCCAGCGGCCTCCAGGAGACCTACGCGGCCGGCTGCTCGACCCTGGGCCGCACCGTCCGCGCCGAGCTGCCCGGCGGGCGGGCGCTGATCGGGGAGGCGGTCGCCATCGACGGCGACGGGCGTCTGGTGCTGGCCACCGAGGCCGGTGTGCAGGAGCCGGTGGGCGCGGGCGACATCGTCCACCTGCGGCCCGTCTGA
- a CDS encoding adenylate/guanylate cyclase domain-containing protein, which yields MTVDDTGSGTGAHGRVDPQDADTGEDPLALRLEQLILGAERRYTPFQAARSAGVSMELASRFWRAMGFADIGQAKALTEADVLALRRLAGLVEAGLLSEAMAVQVARSTGQTTARLAEWQIDSFLEGLTEPPEPGMTRTEVTYPLVELLLPELEEFIVYVWRRQLAAATGRVVQAADDEEMVDRRLAVGFADLVGFTRLTRRMEEDELGELVEAFETTAADLVAAHGGRLIKTLGDEVLYAADDAGVAAEIALRLIETMANDETMPELRVGIAFGTVTTRMGDVFGTTVNLASRLTSIAPRDAVLVDSAFAEELIRTAEAPRSEAEAAEAAEAARKAGEAPPTHRFALQPMWQRPVRGLGVVEPWLLARRDGTDQTA from the coding sequence GTGACCGTCGACGACACGGGCTCCGGCACGGGCGCGCACGGCCGGGTGGACCCCCAGGACGCCGATACCGGCGAGGACCCGCTCGCCCTGCGCCTCGAACAGCTCATCCTCGGCGCCGAGCGCCGCTACACCCCCTTCCAGGCCGCCCGCAGCGCCGGTGTCTCCATGGAGCTGGCGTCGCGCTTCTGGCGGGCGATGGGCTTCGCGGACATCGGCCAGGCCAAGGCGCTCACCGAGGCCGACGTGCTGGCCCTGCGGCGGCTCGCGGGCCTGGTGGAGGCGGGGCTGCTCAGCGAGGCGATGGCCGTGCAGGTGGCCCGCTCGACCGGTCAGACCACGGCCAGGCTCGCCGAATGGCAGATCGACTCCTTCCTCGAGGGCCTGACCGAGCCGCCCGAGCCCGGGATGACCCGCACCGAGGTCACGTATCCGCTGGTCGAGCTGCTCCTGCCGGAGCTGGAGGAGTTCATCGTCTACGTCTGGCGGCGCCAGCTCGCCGCCGCGACCGGGCGGGTGGTGCAGGCCGCGGACGACGAGGAGATGGTCGACAGGCGGCTCGCCGTCGGCTTCGCCGACCTGGTCGGCTTCACCCGGCTGACCCGGCGGATGGAGGAGGACGAGCTGGGCGAGCTGGTCGAGGCCTTCGAGACCACCGCCGCCGACCTGGTCGCCGCGCACGGCGGCCGGCTCATCAAGACCCTCGGCGACGAGGTGCTGTACGCGGCCGACGACGCGGGCGTCGCGGCGGAGATCGCGCTGCGGCTGATCGAGACCATGGCGAACGACGAGACGATGCCCGAGCTGCGCGTCGGCATCGCCTTCGGCACGGTGACCACCCGGATGGGTGATGTCTTCGGGACGACGGTGAATCTCGCCTCCCGGTTGACGTCGATAGCGCCTCGTGACGCGGTCCTCGTCGACAGCGCCTTCGCGGAGGAGCTGATCCGCACGGCCGAGGCGCCGAGGTCCGAGGCGGAGGCCGCGGAGGCGGCCGAGGCGGCGCGGAAGGCGGGCGAGGCCCCGCCGACGCACCGCTTCGCCCTCCAGCCGATGTGGCAGCGCCCGGTGCGCGGGCTCGGCGTGGTGGAGCCGTGGCTGCTGGCCCGCAGGGACGGCACGGACCAGACGGCCTGA
- a CDS encoding enoyl-CoA hydratase/isomerase family protein codes for MSEERFGEFVVVRRAGDGHVAELVLDRPKAMNAVSSAMARSIAGACAALSRDPGVRVTVLTSTHERAFCVGADLKERNALSDADLLKQRPVARAAYGGVLDLPMPTIAAVHGFALGGGFELALSCDVIVADRSAVVGLPEVSVGVIPGGGGTQLLPRRVGAARAAELIFTARRLDAAEAADLGLVDQLVDVGRDRDEALALAARMAANSPVGLRAAKRALRLGHGLDLPSGLEIEDAAWRTVAFSGDRAEGVAAFNEKREPRWPGE; via the coding sequence ATGAGTGAGGAACGGTTCGGGGAGTTCGTCGTGGTGCGGCGGGCCGGGGACGGGCATGTCGCCGAGCTGGTCCTCGACCGGCCGAAGGCCATGAACGCGGTGTCGTCGGCGATGGCCCGGTCGATCGCCGGGGCCTGTGCCGCGCTGTCCCGCGACCCGGGGGTCCGGGTCACCGTCCTGACGTCCACCCACGAGCGCGCCTTCTGCGTCGGCGCCGACCTCAAGGAGCGCAACGCCCTCAGCGACGCCGACCTGCTCAAGCAGCGGCCCGTGGCGCGCGCCGCCTACGGCGGGGTCCTCGACCTGCCCATGCCGACGATCGCCGCCGTGCACGGCTTCGCGCTGGGCGGCGGCTTCGAACTGGCGCTGTCCTGCGACGTGATCGTCGCCGACCGGAGCGCCGTCGTCGGGCTGCCGGAGGTCTCCGTCGGCGTGATCCCGGGCGGCGGCGGGACCCAACTGCTGCCCCGCAGGGTCGGCGCCGCCCGCGCGGCCGAGCTGATCTTCACCGCGCGGCGCCTCGACGCGGCGGAGGCGGCGGATCTCGGCCTGGTCGACCAACTGGTGGACGTCGGCAGGGACCGGGACGAGGCGCTGGCGCTCGCCGCCCGGATGGCCGCGAACTCCCCGGTCGGCCTGCGGGCGGCCAAGCGCGCCCTGCGGCTCGGACACGGCCTCGACCTCCCGTCCGGCCTGGAGATCGAGGACGCGGCCTGGCGCACGGTGGCTTTCTCGGGGGACCGCGCGGAGGGCGTGGCCGCCTTCAACGAGAAGCGCGAGCCCCGGTGGCCGGGCGAGTGA
- a CDS encoding GGDEF domain-containing protein, translated as MGEDRRLTAVVALAQGMAAAQGPREAWRAAAAGACDALGGSFAALSVWERERGRLRVLANVGERAAGEEEFPEDESYPVHQFPEIAEFLHERWAGGGEPNAWVETAAGPAAGNRPGYVHQRVAALRRRGRGSCVVAPIVLHGRAWGELYVARPAGAPVFGRADADFATVLAAVVAAGIAQTERLEEATRLAFTDALTGLANRRAVDGRLDEAVERHRVEGAVVSLVVCDLNGLKRVNDTLGHAVGDRLLERFGSVLSLCGAMLPGALAARLGGDEFCLLAVGPPAADVVSAAGELCRRAAELELGEGVACGVASTGDPIGPVRSARRLFRLADAAQYRAKALRATGPVVAGREGPDDPVIRLADEPPPEGAEGAERRRFRGRRG; from the coding sequence ATGGGTGAGGACAGGCGGCTCACGGCGGTCGTCGCGCTGGCGCAGGGCATGGCTGCCGCCCAGGGCCCGCGCGAGGCGTGGCGGGCGGCGGCGGCCGGCGCCTGTGACGCGCTGGGCGGCAGCTTCGCCGCCCTCTCCGTGTGGGAGCGGGAGCGGGGCAGACTGCGGGTCCTCGCCAACGTGGGGGAGCGGGCGGCGGGGGAGGAGGAGTTCCCCGAGGACGAGTCGTACCCGGTGCACCAGTTCCCCGAGATCGCCGAGTTCCTGCACGAGCGCTGGGCGGGCGGCGGCGAGCCCAACGCCTGGGTCGAGACGGCGGCGGGTCCCGCCGCGGGCAACCGGCCCGGCTACGTCCACCAGCGGGTCGCCGCCCTGCGCCGACGCGGCCGGGGTTCGTGCGTGGTCGCGCCGATCGTGCTGCACGGCAGGGCGTGGGGCGAGCTGTATGTCGCCCGCCCGGCCGGCGCCCCCGTCTTCGGCCGGGCCGACGCCGACTTCGCCACCGTCCTGGCCGCCGTGGTCGCCGCCGGCATCGCCCAGACCGAACGCCTTGAGGAGGCCACCCGGCTGGCCTTCACCGACGCCCTGACCGGCCTCGCCAACCGCCGTGCGGTGGACGGCAGGCTGGACGAGGCCGTCGAACGGCACCGCGTCGAGGGCGCCGTCGTCAGTCTCGTCGTCTGCGATCTGAACGGGCTCAAGCGGGTCAACGACACCCTCGGGCACGCCGTCGGCGACCGTCTCCTGGAGCGGTTCGGGTCCGTGCTCTCGCTGTGCGGGGCGATGCTGCCCGGGGCGCTCGCCGCGCGGCTCGGCGGCGACGAGTTCTGTCTGCTCGCGGTCGGCCCGCCCGCCGCCGACGTGGTCTCGGCCGCCGGTGAACTGTGCCGCCGCGCGGCCGAGTTGGAGTTGGGCGAGGGGGTGGCCTGCGGGGTCGCGAGCACCGGCGACCCGATCGGTCCGGTGCGCTCGGCCCGCCGGCTGTTCCGGCTCGCGGACGCCGCCCAGTACCGCGCCAAGGCGCTGCGCGCCACCGGCCCCGTGGTCGCAGGGCGCGAGGGCCCCGACGACCCCGTGATCAGGCTCGCCGACGAGCCGCCGCCCGAGGGCGCGGAGGGCGCGGAACGCCGCCGCTTCCGGGGGCGGCGGGGCTGA
- the hutH gene encoding histidine ammonia-lyase, which yields MHTVVVGTSGVTASDVLAVARGGARVELSGEAVAALAAAREVVEALAAKPEPVYGVSTGFGALATRHISPELRATLQRNIVRSHAAGMGARVEREVVRALMFLRLKTVCSGRTGVRPEVARTMADVLNAGITPVVHEYGSLGCSGDLAPLSHCALTLMGEGDAEGPDGVVRPAGELLAEHGIAPVELREKEGLALLNGTDGMLGMLVMALADLDTLYKTADVTAALSLEALLGTEKVLAPELHAIRPHPGQGAAAANMLAVLKGSGLTGHHQDGAPRVQDAYSVRCAPQVAGAGRDTLAHARLVAERELASAVDNPVILPDGRVESNGNFHGAPVAYVLDFLAIAAADLASIAERRTDRLLDKNRSHGLPPFLADDAGVDSGLMIAQYTQAALVSEMKRLAVPASADSIPSSAMQEDHVSMGWSAARKLRTAVGNLARVLAVELYAATRAVELRAGLDPAPASRAVIDAVRAAGVGGPGPDRFLAPDLAAADTFVRAGGAVAAAETVTGPLL from the coding sequence ATGCACACTGTGGTGGTGGGGACGTCCGGGGTGACCGCGTCCGACGTGCTCGCCGTGGCGCGCGGCGGTGCCAGGGTCGAGCTGTCGGGGGAGGCGGTCGCGGCCCTCGCCGCGGCCCGCGAGGTCGTCGAGGCGCTGGCCGCCAAGCCGGAGCCGGTCTACGGCGTCAGCACCGGCTTCGGCGCCCTCGCGACCCGGCACATCAGCCCGGAACTGCGCGCGACGCTCCAGCGCAACATTGTCCGCTCGCACGCCGCGGGCATGGGAGCGCGCGTCGAGCGCGAGGTCGTCAGGGCGCTGATGTTCCTGCGCCTGAAGACCGTCTGTTCCGGCCGCACCGGTGTCCGCCCCGAGGTCGCGCGGACCATGGCCGACGTCCTGAACGCCGGTATCACCCCGGTCGTGCACGAGTACGGCTCGCTCGGCTGCTCCGGCGACCTGGCCCCGCTCTCGCACTGCGCCCTGACCCTGATGGGCGAGGGCGACGCCGAGGGCCCCGACGGCGTCGTCCGCCCGGCGGGCGAGCTGCTCGCCGAGCACGGCATCGCGCCCGTCGAACTGCGCGAGAAGGAGGGGCTCGCGCTCCTCAACGGCACCGACGGCATGCTCGGCATGCTGGTCATGGCCCTCGCCGACCTCGACACCCTCTACAAGACGGCCGACGTCACCGCGGCCCTCTCCCTCGAAGCCCTGCTCGGCACCGAGAAGGTGCTCGCCCCCGAGCTGCACGCCATCCGACCGCACCCGGGCCAGGGCGCCGCGGCCGCCAACATGCTGGCCGTGCTGAAGGGCTCGGGCCTCACCGGACACCACCAGGACGGCGCCCCGCGCGTCCAGGACGCCTACTCGGTGCGCTGCGCCCCGCAGGTCGCGGGCGCGGGACGGGACACCCTCGCGCACGCCCGGCTGGTCGCGGAGCGCGAGCTGGCGTCGGCCGTGGACAACCCGGTGATCCTGCCCGACGGGCGCGTCGAGTCCAACGGCAACTTCCACGGCGCCCCGGTGGCGTACGTCCTTGACTTCCTCGCCATCGCCGCCGCCGACCTCGCCTCCATCGCCGAGCGCCGCACCGACCGGCTGCTCGACAAGAACCGCAGCCACGGGCTGCCGCCGTTCCTCGCCGACGACGCCGGTGTCGACTCCGGTCTGATGATCGCCCAGTACACGCAGGCGGCGCTGGTCAGCGAGATGAAGCGGCTGGCCGTCCCGGCGTCGGCCGACTCCATCCCGTCGTCGGCCATGCAGGAGGACCACGTCTCGATGGGCTGGTCGGCCGCCCGCAAGCTGCGCACGGCCGTCGGCAACCTCGCGCGCGTGCTGGCCGTCGAGCTGTACGCGGCCACCCGCGCCGTCGAACTCCGGGCCGGCCTCGACCCGGCGCCCGCCTCGCGGGCCGTCATCGACGCGGTGCGGGCCGCGGGCGTCGGCGGCCCGGGGCCCGACCGCTTCCTGGCCCCGGACCTGGCCGCCGCGGACACGTTCGTCCGCGCCGGGGGAGCGGTGGCGGCAGCGGAGACGGTGACGGGACCGCTGCTGTAG
- a CDS encoding LPXTG cell wall anchor domain-containing protein, producing the protein MSSARRSLLTATAAGTLLGALWFVPSANASPGTSGADRPSATSTTQARALSQESGTSDTASAAEDGTGDVELADTGSFDTTPYVVGGTLFLTLGAGFVVYSVRRERLGF; encoded by the coding sequence GTGTCATCCGCTCGCCGTTCGTTGCTGACCGCCACCGCCGCGGGGACCCTCCTGGGCGCCCTGTGGTTCGTCCCGTCCGCCAACGCGTCCCCGGGGACCTCGGGGGCCGACCGGCCCTCGGCGACCTCGACGACGCAGGCCAGGGCGCTCTCCCAGGAGTCGGGGACGTCGGACACGGCGTCGGCCGCCGAGGACGGCACGGGGGACGTCGAACTGGCCGACACCGGCAGCTTCGACACCACTCCGTACGTCGTCGGCGGCACCCTCTTCCTCACGCTCGGAGCGGGCTTCGTCGTCTACTCGGTGCGCCGCGAACGCCTCGGGTTCTGA